ATTGTGTCGTCTTGGATTCTCTCCTTGTTGTACTAGTGAATGTAGATCATGAGATAGCGATTCAATTGGTTGAAGTGCCCGAAGTTGGGGGCCCTGTGCGGTCGCACGGCCCACACTCCCCTAGGGACAGGCCTGCTGTCGGTGGAGGGATATGCGCATGTCTTACCATATCTTGGGGAGTTAATGCCTCGTCGCGCCTTCCCCAGGAAGCCATGCGCTCGGGCTCCCTGCCGAGGCCGGTCTGTCCTCCCAGGCCCCGCTTCGGCGCGAGGGGTCGGGAGGGCTCCACGTGGGCCGTGCTCAACTGCTCCCGAGCTTGGGTGCCGCTTTGCGCTGCTGGACCTGCTCCAGATGCATTCAATGCTTTACCGGGCTAGACCACCTGACGTCGTCTGGCTAACCCTTGCTTAGGCCCTTGAGGGACTTTGGAGCACCTGTTACTTGTGACCCCATCAATAACTATCTTATCCATCACCAAAACCAATTCGTAACAATATGCAAAAGACCATTCTCTAATGTTTCTGGTAGTTGATAAAAAAATGGCATATTTAGAGTTTTCATTACTGGACACCACAAAACAATGACCAGGAATTTTCTTTCAGTGTCCTTGAGAAACTCTTGTACATAAGCTTACCTCAAATATATTGATTCACGCATGTCACTTTCATTTTTATCACAGCCTCCAGCAAAGTTTGGATCTTATACTATTCTTTAAAAATAGCAGAAAATGCAATATGTCAAAACTGAATATCGTGGAATGCACTGATCTCTCACATCCGCAAACAGTTTCGATTGTGATAGAAATAAAGCAGAAGATTCAGCGTAGACATACAACCTGCCTGAAGAAAACAGCATGCCAAAAATTAATCTCAAATCATAAAATTGACAGTAGCTACCTGCCTACCTCACGCTAGGAATAAAATTCGAGATGAGCGGGTTGCGAGGACGGAATCTTGTTTGTACATTGAGCAGGTGTCGGGGATGGACAGGTTCTGCTGGAGATGGAGGATGCTGCAGGCACCAGAGCTCCGTGTACAGCGGATCCACTGCAAGAACACAGCCACCCACCAGCACGAGAGCATGTGAAGCCGAGCCTGAGATGACCCACGGGAGAGAGAGAACCCCAGCGGCCCGCGTACCTGAGTTAGACGGGgcctggagcggcggcggcggcatcgaTGGGAGGCCGGCTGAGGTAGAGTGGCTGCCTCCAACGCGACCTGAGCCCGACAACTACGGCGGCCAGGCAATGCAGCGGCAGCTCGTCCACGCCGCCGCGCAGGGCGGTGGGTGAGCCGCCAGTGGCCGACCGACGCTGGGATCAGTGCACTGGCTGTCGTCGCTCCGCGTGCTATCGATGGGAGGGCGGCCGGTGTCGATCCCGTCCACCGCGAAGAGAGGAGATGCGCGGTTGAGGAGAATGGGGGAGGGGGGGCGTGGAGAACTGGAGATCGTGGGGAGCGGAACCGGGCGGCGTGGAGTTGCGGAGGGCGCGGGATCTCATTCGTTGGATTGCTATCGGGCGGCACCTGGTGTCGCACGGCAAAATGACGATGGTTGACGGGTTTGGTGAcgcaataaaaatttatatccTAATTGTTTTAGCAGTAGAGATACTGTAAGAGCTATTTACATTGTAGTGCGTGACTTCTTATTTTACATGTTGTTACAAAACAGCATGAAAAGAATTAACAGTGGGAAATCTAGCGCCCTATTTGATCCACATTATTTTTCCCCTGTATAACTACTGCTCCACCTATGACTAGTGCTCTTAAAGTTaattgatttttttaaaaaaaatagggTTATAAACCTCAACCATATGAGATGGCTTAAATCTGTGCATATAGGGATTCAAACTGTGGCTACTAGCTCCACTCTGTAATGAGTTAGCCAACGAGACTAGAGTCCGCTTGCCTTAATTGATTTTTTTATCTAATAACATCTCATCTTTCGAAACATGATTCAGAAAAAGGACTAGGTAAACAAACATCGGAAACGTGAAAAGGGCCGTCGTCGTCATCCACTGCAAACCATCTTGGAATCAAGTGTGCTAAATTCAACCATGTTTACGTGTTGGAAATTACGGAAATCTCCCCAGACGGTGTTCTCGTTGTTAGAAGAAATTAATGAAATGTTACATTCCACATCGGAGCAGGATCATGTACACGATATGATAGTTACAACCTGATGTTCCCAGGAACAAGAAGACCAAAACGGCTGATCCCCCCTAGTGCAGAGGAGGAAGTAAAGGGCAAAAATgaggggaaaaagagagagagagagagagagctccTGTGAGTGAGCGCCGATGCATGGCTACACGACGGCTATCCGTTGATGGTCCGTGCCCATGCATGCAAGTTTGCTTGCTTCAATCAAAGGAAGAACCGATTGGTCAGGAGTGCAGAGGCTGGCTTTGCTTCGATCAGAACGGATCAGCAGCAGTGCGTGCGTGGGTTGGGCCCCGACTTGGCGGCGCGCAGCAGCTCCGTGACCATCCCGATGCCGCTCTCCAGCCagacgccggccgccgtcgtcccggcggcggcccgcccctccagcggccgcgccgccgccgccgctaggaCGTGCACCAGGAGCACAAGCAGCAGCACCGTCCTCGCCGCCATCATCGCCATCGCGTCCTCTTGTGGTTGACAAAATGAAGCAGGCTCGATGCCGGAGTCGGAGGTCGGGcaaggcaggcaggcaggcaatGCAGAGCTCAGAGTGCAGAGGTAGCTTTGCTTCGTCTGAGCTTCGTGTTTGATGATGATGCGTAGCTCGAGAGAGCGATGAGCTCGGTTATATAGATAGCGCGCGGCAATGGCGGCGTCGGATTCAGACAGGCGTAGTACGGCTTGGTGGTGAGTCAGCACAGTACGGTCTGAAAGTCTCGCGCGTGTTCTTCCTTGCAAATTGCAATGGCTGTGTTACTAGTAATATACGCTTGCGGCTGGTTTCTGAATTCTGATCCGGTCTGCACTCCCGGCCGCGGGGGATTCAAATTCAAAGGCGACCGAGCGAGGACGGAGAAGGAAAGCCCGTGCGCGCTCGTCGCCCGCCCTCGGTCGCTCAGTCTCCCACGCGGCCGGGGTGGTTCCGGTCTGAACCGCCCGATCGGCGGCCGCATGGCGTTGGTTGCTGCCGAGTCCTCCGACCTTGAACCATTCGCAAACGCAGCCGGAGGGGTCCGGGAACGTGCTTTGGCGCGACGAAAAGCGGGCGCCTTTTGAATATTTGAATGCTTATTACGGCCTCCTCGGCCGGTCAATTCAAACGAAAGGAATTGGAACGTGCAGCGTGCCAATGCGAGTGTTCGTTCATACTGTGTGTGCGCCCCTGTCCATGGTTGGTGACGCAAACAGGGACGAGACCGCACGTCGTCGaccactgctgctgctgctgctgctagtaCCCGGTCAAGAAACACTTCTTGTGCTAGTACTATAGCTAGTATGATTTGACCAGGCGATTATTCTCATCTAAGTTCAGACCAATACTGGCTGCCCTGGATCCCAAACCCTCAGTTTGGACCAGACTTTTCACATTCAAATATTTGTTATCTCAAGTTTTGATTTTCGTACCGTAGTCCTCCCTAATGCTTTGCCATGAAGCAGCACGCATGCGCATGCGAAAGATTTGACTTGTGCGAGTTGTTGGacggagggagagagagagagagagagagagagagagagccatGATGATCGTGGCTGTcggttttcaaaaaaaaaaaagaaaaaaaaggggggTCGGAAGGTCAAAGGTGCTGACCATTCAGACATGCAGTTTTAAGAGTAGGCTGCTGGTGCAGCAAGGTCACAGGGTCAAGGGGTTGGAACCTGTCCGGCGAAAAGTACGAGGTGGGGGACTCGGAGAACAGCGACCGGTTCTGCACGCCAGCCGGGGAGCGCTACACGTATGTGCATATGCAGCATCCGTCGAaaccccccctccccctccggcaCCTACCCCTCACCTATATAAGCACTGCCCCGGCATGCAGCAACTCATTCCCTTCCAACATTAACAACAAGGAGAACAAGAACAAGGAGAGCTCGGGAACAAGCCTCAAGAACGAACTCTTGCCTCCGTCGAGCTCGGACCTCAAGTCTGATCTTCTCCATTCGTTGGGCAACAAAGAGACCTCTCCTGTGTCTCCCCCTTGTGCGCAACAACAACGACGGTGATGAGGACGGCGAGGCTGGCGCTGCTCCTGGTGCTGCTGATCCAGATCGTGAACATGGTGGCCGTGTCGGCGAGGCCGTTCAGGGGGGAAGGGTGGCTGGACGGCGGCATCCAGATGGTGGTCGACATGCTCGGGGACAACAAATCGAGGTCCAATCCCCCCTCCCACTGCTGCAACTAGAATTAGTGGCAGCAGTGCATGACAAGGACACGGGGCACCTATTTCGTTCTGCAGCCGAGACTAATTCAGCATAGGTTGCGGATCATCAAGGTGTATGTAGAATAGTTCTTTTCATCCTGTATGTAGATTGTAGTTTCTCCTCCCTATCTTAGAAGCATAGATAGATGGAGAGGGCCATTCTTTTGTTCAATGTCAAGAAGCcaggcagaagaagaagaagatgtgCAATTGTGATGCCGGGGCATGCAAAAAGGTCATGCCCTGTGGTTCAATTCATTCAATTTTTTGAAACAACAGTACGAGCTGCCTCTGTCGTTTACGGGTTTTTGTACAAACTCGTGCAGTCCCTTTTTTCACTTTGTCGTTTGAACATGGTTGTGTCATTCAGAACTCGGTGTTATTCCCAGTTTGTGTGAAAATGTCCGGGTGCAGTCCTCACTGCTCACAGAAACAGAGCAGCCGCGGATCCTTTCCATTGCTCTGAAAAAGACAGAGTAGGTTCCCATGAGCTCTCTGCCCCAGGAACAGAGGAAGATGTTCTCAGTCccatcagaaaaaaaaaacagagcaCAACAACCTTTTCAGAGACAGAGCACACACACTGCTCTCCGTAAAGCGCGAAAAAGAACACGCTAACAAAGAACAAGATGACAATGGGACTCTTTACAGGGAACAAAATCTTTGACCCTGCGGTCTGGTGGCCTCGCCAAACACTCAAACCTGCTGACCAAGTGGACCCCTTGAAGCCGTCGTGTCTGAAAAAACGGTGGCCGGTAGGTGTAGCAGGCTGTAAAGAGGAGGCCGCCGACCCTGAAATCCCTCGACGCTTCTACACGGCCGGTCGGACCAGCCGGCCCAGCGGCGGCTGCGTTTGGTGGCGAGGCGACGCACGCGACAGGGCGAACCGACGTGCGGGGCGGCACACGACGCGCTTGTTGGATTGCCCGGCCGATCCTTCACACGAGTCAGGCCACTGCTTTGCTTGGATAGTTGGATTCTTGGAAAAAAGGGCTGGACCGGCAGGAAAAAAGAGGGATAGGTGTGGGGATCGGACGAGCGTGACGGGGACATTGAATTTTGTACCGTCATTATGTAATGTAAGGTTATGTTCTATACTCGTACACcggcaaaaagaaaaaaaaatattcCAGCGTTATCTGCAAACTGGCTTATGTAACGCTGCAATGCGAGTAATTTAGATATTCTGATGTATCTACGTACAGTGTACATCTAGGTGCataataaaatatatatatatagaaaagttaaaataaaTTGTAACTTGAGGTGAAAATAATAGTTATTATCCTAAACAATTAGGATAATACCTAATAACTGATTTTAGGAGATTCTTTTTTGAAATCTAGTTACTCACACACGCGTGCACGCAGCTAACCTCTATGAGCACTTCCAACCAACTACACACGCCTCGTTACTGATAAGCACTTTGCACCGTTCAAAATATGATGCCgttcaaaataaaatttgaGAAACATACCAACAGGGCTAGCCTGACACGTATGTTTTAAGTAGTTTGTTTACTAGAATATAAGATGTTTATCTATTTGTAAGTGAAATTTCCCTCCTTTTTGGAACCCTGACTTAGCCCACCGTTGTCTTGGTCAAAGTATTACAACTGGTCAACTACCGGAGGCGGGCACGACTACTGCTGCTTCTTTTTCAACGTTTTGACCTTGACATGAAGGCCTAGCTAGTACAGGCCCATTAAGCTCATTAGTTATGCATTAATTAACTTGAACACTGTGGCCCAATACATATGTGGGCCTAATGAGTATAGCACTCAAGAAGGGTCTCTAGCATTTTCACGTAACATACAACCTTTCTTACAAGAAAAAAGGAAGAAGCAAACATACAACTAAAGTTAACTGTTTGTCCGTTTCATTTTTCCTCTTGAAAGTAAGAATTTTGGTGTTAGCCAAAGAGGAGGAGTAATCAACCAAGTGTTTTAGCGGGTGCGCTTAAAATACGCTAGCAATGAACGGTTGTGAATTTGTTTCGTTTTATCATAGTTTGGAATAAAATGTGGGAGACCCTTTTCTTTAAGAAAATCAACCAAGTGTTTGGGTTGATGAACCTCCAAGTTATATTTTATCATTCATAGTGGATAATAAGCTTGCCATGATGGCTTGTAAAAATGAGAGCACTCAAGAAAGGTTTATGTAATCATTCAGTTTGTTTGGTCGAGAAATGACACCAGTATTTGTTGGGgctgttggaatatttgggtcAGGCCATTTATTTGAATTAGTTAAGAATTAAAAGACCCACAAGTTAATGCTGGAGAGTTATGAGGTGATTGAGGAGAGTAATGGCTGGTTTGTACTTGGTGATTAAAAATAGAGAATTGATGACCGGTTAATAGTGCGAATTGGTATCCATTGTGATGACCAGGTTTATTTCTCCTCTCTCACCAATCACGTATATAAGGAGACAACCTCCTCTCATTCTAAGACTATAGAAACATCCGACGGTACTCCTGTTCAGGAGAcctctctctttcttcctcTGTTTTCTATTGCTAGCATCCCCATCGCCAGCGCTGCGTGCACAATTTTGACGTGAGCAGGCCTCCAAAAATCTGCACGCTGAAAGGTTCTGCACAGAATAGCGGGCAATTAGATTTTTCAGATTTTTGGGAAGCGTCTTCACACGACCGCTAACCTGCTTCTTGAACAACTACTTCCTGGTGGCTGTCGACTTCTTCGTTCTCAAGCTGTACGACTACTTCGTCAACGTCcccgactacttcgtctacatCTAGTGGCATGAACGACTAGTTCCTGGTGGCCCTAGCTATATTCCGCAAGTAAATATTAAAATCGTCTCGACTGCTTCCTGACGGCCATCAGCACTGCAACGACTTAGTTCGGCTATATCAAACAACCTGCACCGATACAATATCCCATCCTAGAAACGGTGCAACCAGTCCCGTCTTTAGGTACATTCTAAACCATTTCTAGTTTATTCCTTTATTTGTGTTAGTTAGTGGAATTAACATGAacatgtgacgccctgaaaattcgcCAAATTAAATCGCGTGCTAGGATGTTTTGGTTTAAAACCGCTCGCCGTTGAAACCCTAGCTTGACCCctgtcccgcaccgctcggcggtccGACGACCGCGCGTGACCGCTTTCCGCATTCAGCGCCGACGCAACccctttctcctcgcgcagcgcgaataacgcgcgcgcgtggccgaccggccgcggtcgccgccgcgaccggcgccgacacgcccccccctcctctctctctctctctttctcctttcttttttttctctctcccatttcttttcttttctttcccttctttcttctcccttcttccctttttcctcctttcttctttcttccccctccttccttctctcttttctcccttttccctgccgcgcgcccgagcgctggccggccgcgcgcctgctctgcctggccgcgccgcgacgcacacgcacgcgcaacgcgtggccgtgcgccgcgccatGCCGGCCGTCGCCCGTGCctccgctctggcccgcgccacgccgcgccgtaCGCGCACGCGCGAGCccggacgccgcgccgcccgccgctgccgcgttccacctcgccgctcgcgcgTCGCCCTGTGTCCGCACAGCGTCCCCCACGTGCTCGCCGAGCCGTCGCTTCGCCCCGGCTTCGTCGCCCGCGCCGCGACACAGGAGCCATtaaggcgctccgcgccgctcgccggcctcctcaccggccaccaccgcccaccgcctttagccgcctataaataggccccgcGCAGCCcgctgcccccccccccacaactcccaccgccgcccctgccctctctTCTAgcttgcagcgccgccgccgcccgtgacaccaccgccgcccgccgcccgccgtgggcaCGCCTCCCCGCTCCACCTCagcccaaggtgaggccggggatcgagtcccctcctctccctctcccttttccccccaaACCCTGAGCCGCCGCCGAGCCTGGCCGTCGGAATCGGCCAGCGCAGAGGCTCCTTCCCCCTCCCTCTGTTTCCCGTGaagggggaggaagaaagggctttttgcccagagccccctccccttccctgtaTTAACCAAAACCCCCCCTTTCCATGAACACCCCTCTATTCACTCCCTTTTTACAAAAAAGGCCTCGCTCTTTCTATTAATTTAAATTGAACCCTCTAATACATAAATCTAGATAcactcgacaccctttagcatgccctgagtattcctagaaattgcaaataggtccttgctCTTTCTAgatagttacgaataagccctggacccctgtttagtccctgaaacccccttcgcctcgtcattttatgcgccaaacgacctctgATCGACCTAAAACTTTACCACgctctttctagtatagttctagccatgccattaagaaaccacccagaaatattaaccctatctccgtaactaaattaattccgatacaagctcaacgataaaagatTTTCGTTCTTTCGATTGATTGCGTGCTTGTTTGTTTGCGCCATAGGACCCGGAGTGAACAAGGAAGGTCCCGattgtgaccaagcgaacgagcaccagttctgcaaccccgaacccgagggacagtgcttcgatcaggacctcccgcagggatttgatgatggcaagttcaattccaccctttgatgcatgtttccatcctagtttttataaacacaacccagtggcctgtttataaaattgcatggttttgcatgctgaaaaatatggtaggatagccacccatatttgagataaccataccttgaccacctgattttataaagaaaacgcgtgtgtgtgggaagggataaaatgtggtttcaaaagatgagtcagacgggatggatggcatttctgtgtgaattgccgttggtgtgctcgtacttgtgtggtagggcaaggaagggagatgtccatcttgtcacccctaaggaccgagttaatgtgtcatctcacctagcttctgacgtgcaaaccacttgaccgttgtatgggcaacggcttagcataaatcccactagctAGACTGATaaccatcaggagagctgagagcaacgggttatcaaggagaagggataaactctgtgtgacttatgccccggttaaacctcggagataggtcgaatgaccccttgatggattccGTGGTggttagtcaggtctagctaaggtgggtaatggctttgttgggatctgcaccgacactaaggtgatcgtgctgtggtaccccacctgtgggtaaagttgcacacctctgcagagttaaaatctattcgaatagccgtgcccacggtattgggcaagttatggtgtggtcacataactagtgttttctctctgggaatggttgggctagtgtgagttgtttggaaaagtgttcggcagttgtgccgtgtgctacggcggacggggagtccggtagcagtttaaaacttggatccgtgtggatcaataCCGTGTGTTCCTTGGTATTAGAAAATTCATtttgaaaatgcttttaaaataAACCCccgcatataaccgagttttccgcaaatgaaccataaccttatccttggcttgtcctgtgcattaaatccTGATATACcccttccgtgggtgtgattggacttgctgagtacgtttgtactcaccccattcttacttttacagtggaagacccagactacgtccccgaagacatcgagtagggtttcgtcctgcacccagtcttgcctgtggttaaggccaccgttggagctccgcatggcgccagactctgatgattcccttttcgtagctagtgtagtggtgtgggttttagttgtaatcctcgcgatagtggcgcttcactgcccattaccgcgcagagttgtacggtgatataccatctgatgtaataaaagtgttatcagcctcctgtgactgataaagcaacacttttaagtctttcctgatggggggacgcttcagaacACAAACATATGCTATGTTTCACTCACTAAGGTTATGAAAATATTGTTGAATCTTATTCTTTTAGTTTTCGAATTAAAATGTGCCCGAAATTGGCTAATTATCTAAAAGGGGCTTCTTGTGTGCAAGCCGCAAGGCGATCCAGTGGCGCACATGCGACGTCCACGCCGCGCCGCAGAGTCTCCCGACGTACGGCTCGCCGGCCGGGTCCGTTCCCCGGGCGAGGGCGCGCACGTGCAGGGCTCGTTCGCGTGCACGCCTCGCGGTCTCCCACGTCCGCCGCGCATGTGGCCCGTGCCCGTGCCTCCCTCCCCGGCCATCTGCGCGCACCTGCGCCTCAGATAAAACAAAGCCCTCGAGATCCCCACCACGCTCTCCTCATATACCCCTCACCTAGCTCACTGGCTCACTCCGGCGACTCGAGCTCACTGATCACTGCCTTTGCTTAGCAAGTGAGCACACAGCTTTGCATGTGCGGTGGCACGCAGTAGCACGCGCTACCTCAGCTCCCCGAGAGAGGAACAGTGAGAGAGATCAGGAGCAGAGAggtcgccgctgccgccgtcgtTGATCGAGGAGAGAGACTCGGCAATGGCATCATTCGACGCCATGGAGGGGGAGAGCTCGCCGTCGCGGTCCAGCTCCAGCAGCGGGTGCCAGTCCGGCTGGACGCTATACCTCGAGCATTCTAACGGGGCGCGCTGCGACCCCGCCGCCCAGCAGAGGTGGATGGTGCTGCAGGCGGAGCAcgccgacgaggaggaggactcCATGGCCTCCGACGCGTCCTCCGGCCCGCGGCCGCGTCCGCGCGAGCCGGAAGCGGACGCGGCGCGGCAGGATTTCGAGCTTCGACACGGGTTCGTCGTCGTCGACCAGCGCAGCTACTACCACTACCCCACCACCAGTTGCGCTGGCCACCGCGGCAGCGGGAGCGGCTCCGGTCGTAGTTTGGGCTCCTCCACGTGTTCCCGGAGCTCGCAGGGTGGGGCCAAGGGCGGCGTCGCGAGGAGGGCTGCCGCCGTCGTCTTCCAAGGCGGCGACGCCACGGCCACGCGCCAGTACCGCGAGGTCATCGtcatcgacgacgacgacgacgacgagctcGACGACACCGCGAGCTCGTCGGCCGTCTTCAGCTGCCCCATGGCCATGGTGCATGCACGTTGATTTCGATCTCCACAACGGAGTAGAACGAGAGTTCTGACAGTGCTAGTAGGCCAGGCCATGTACAACAACGCAGTAGAAACGCCAGTTGTGTTTCTGTAGCAAGCTAGTTTTTGTTCCTTTCAGGCGTGTTCAGTGTGTGCGTACAAGAACTCTTTGGtactctgaagtctgaactccGAACATGTAGGGCACAAATCAGTTTCACCAGGAAACGACATTTTTTTTTCTCTGCTGACCATCAGGATTTCGCATAGTGTTTTCGATGCAAAAGTTGTGACTTCATATTTCTGAATCCGGTTTCACTTGTGCAGCTAAAATAGCAGATTTCACGACAGAAATCCGCACTCGCTCGTGCATCGATGTATCGCGACAGATTCCATGCCATGCATATATGCCACTGTGGCGCCCTTGTTCTGTAGTCAGGTGGGGttgtcttttctttttctctagtTCCCCTTGTAAGTTCAGTACTCAGACAGTCAGACTAAACTGATAAACAAATGTATCTGATGTATAAAAAAACACAGACAAATAAAGAAACTATACTATGTTGCAACAAATTAAAGTTTGATCGATGATACTTTTTTGTCAGGAATTTCGAAGCAAATTGGCATCTTCTCATCAGATTTTGATCTGGATTGGAATGGGTGGTGTGCCGCTTTCTACTAAAAGAGTCGAAAACAAATCAATGAAAAAAAATACAGCATTGGAATTTAAGTTCCACGCTCCTACAGTAGAAATAACATAACTCACTGCATTCTTAAAGGATtctgaaaatgcatagaaatggGTGTACAGATGGAGAGGAAGCTAGTACACGTGCAGTgagatcttttttttttggataaCCTATGATTTTTGGGTATGATTACACCTAATCTTCATAAAGTGTAGCATATGGAAGTTTCGTCAGAAAATGTCAATGCCTTAACTCTTAGTCCAATAAATTCTTTGT
The sequence above is drawn from the Panicum hallii strain FIL2 chromosome 7, PHallii_v3.1, whole genome shotgun sequence genome and encodes:
- the LOC112901458 gene encoding uncharacterized protein LOC112901458, which produces MASFDAMEGESSPSRSSSSSGCQSGWTLYLEHSNGARCDPAAQQRWMVLQAEHADEEEDSMASDASSGPRPRPREPEADAARQDFELRHGFVVVDQRSYYHYPTTSCAGHRGSGSGSGRSLGSSTCSRSSQGGAKGGVARRAAAVVFQGGDATATRQYREVIVIDDDDDDELDDTASSSAVFSCPMAMVHAR